The Elaeis guineensis isolate ETL-2024a chromosome 13, EG11, whole genome shotgun sequence genome includes a region encoding these proteins:
- the LOC105060555 gene encoding uncharacterized protein — MDERPSCRPPTKKGWFDGQFEHYDKEMLVGFELSNRSSGVADLLQNCDLPPPLKLFSPIEDDDKKNKIDTIGSTPLVVPQKSLLKAAPSKANRWDGELGSDNGGENPSLLRALQLSQTRAREAEKAAFQANARNEQMASLLLQESLRLSAHRQWVKLLEMEVSMLQEKILWSQKEEEHAEDTAVPAAAAWCLTLAICLGIAGVGLAFGRYIF, encoded by the exons ATGGATGAGAGGCCGAGCTGTCGTCCACCAACCAAAAAAGGGTGGTTCGACGGGCAGTTTGAACACTATGACAAGGAGATGTTAGTGGGCTTCGAGCTCTCCAATCGATCTTCTGGTGTCGCCGACCTCCTTCAGAATTGTGACCTTCCCCCTCCACTCAAGCTCTTCTCACCAATCGAAGATGATGATAAAAAGAATAAGATCGATACCATCGGTTCTACACCTTTggttgtgccacagaagtcgctCCTAAAAGCAGCTCCCAG CAAGGCTAACAGGTGGGATGGTGAATTGGGATCGGATAATGGTGGAGAGAATCCAAGCCTGCTGAGAGCTCTGCAGCTCTCGCAAACACGAGCAAGGGAAGCCGAGAAGGCGGCGTTTCAGGCGAATGCTAGAAACGAGCAGATGGCCTCGCTGCTCCTGCAGGAGTCATTGAGACTCTCGGCTCATAGGCAGTGGGTGAAGCTGCTCGAGATGGAGGTCTCCATGCTTCAAGAGAAGATATTGTGGTCACAGAAAGAGGAGGAGCATGCGGAAGATACTGCAGTGCCCGCAGCAGCTGCATGGTGCTTGACGTTGGCAATCTGTCTGGGAATTGCTGGAGTTGGCCTTGCATTCGGCCGCTACATATTTTGA
- the LOC105060553 gene encoding ATP-dependent RNA helicase DEAH12, chloroplastic-like: protein MASHLMAGQLPPPSPAADASASVHGAPYRGSGKRDPSRRELDVIDALINSCPSRPVEFFVYASGRVVAKLFYRDERETMDTVLFFWRRRLDGDHLLRPKVVVSGTSVRYDGEEAAARVRALFVAHACDLLKGESVKRCEQRIGEITAEIKKVSAELGGRNRLKDYEELYAKRTQLQTEEEQLRKKMEEFRAAMHCILRHLGEPLEEVGVEKEAAFELLKFAGGRDWGCIHSVMVRECRRLDENLPLYACRRQILRNIVANQVMILIGETGSGKSTQLVQYLADSGLVTDGSVVCTQPRKIAAISLAQRIAEESYGCYAENSVVSYPTYSSSQLFNSKVIFMTDHCLLQHCMNGIRLGGISYIIIDEAHERSLNTDLLLALIKRKLLERNDLKLIIMSATANASKLSDYFCGCSTFYVMARNFPVEVKYVPDISADDSYAFITKYYSGNYPSYLSDVVKMVNVIHKTEDDGAILAFLTSQIEVEWACEKFNDPSAVVLPMHGKLSCEEQNRVFQSYPGKRKIIFSTNVAETSLTIQDVKYVVDSGMVKESKFDASSGVNVLKVCRISQSSANQRAGRAGRTAPGRCYRVYSEHDFQSMQMHQEPEIRKVHLGIACLRILALGVKNVQDFEFIDAPSPKAIEVATQSLIQLGAIIHCKDAFELTETGHCLIKLGIEPRLGKIILDCVSCGLIKEGLVLAAVMTNASSIFCRVGSHEQKLKADCLKVPFCHHDGDLFTLLSVYKEWEDENESKSKWCWQNSINAKSMRRCQDTMQDLKNCLLHELKIVIPNYWLWNPHKPSEHDKSLKKVILASLAENTAMYSGCDQLGYKVALTGQNLPLHPSCSLIVYGHKPSWVVFGEILSISDQYLFCVTAVDYDCLYNIEPPLFDVMQLESQKMHMNVVTGVGVNLLKRLCGKFNNNLRCLVSSVQEVCKDKNICIDVDFNKREIQLFAPKNSMEKVCSIVNDALELETQWLRDECIEKCLYHGSLGVSPIALFGSGAEIKHVELRKRYLTVEISHPNAHTLDDKELLVMVDKHGYGIANFHKHAGSGQGGSDLNKWGKVTFLSPEAAEDAVARLNNVEFHGSLLKVLPLRAGDHKVLPFPSVKAKVCWPRRPSKGVALIACAKEDAEFIVKDCSTLLIGERYVNCEVSVKSKDCVFVTGIQKDITEPEIYDAFVGATKRRILGVRLLRGEAMNNLPPSTYAEFLVREIAPFMPSKNSSNCFWVEVFDYEPRDWMVKAIITFDGNLHLEAANALNYIQGRVLPCCLPWQKIQCQHMFYSSVSCSPHVYFVLKKQMDQLLERFKNQKGVSYNLERNENGAFRIKLSANSPKTIADLRNPLEQLLKGKTISHPNLTPRVLQSRDGIVLMKSVERETRTCIMYDRQNMIVKVFGPQKAVDAAEVKLVRSVLSFHENKQLEIRLRGHNLPPGLMKEVVRRFGPDLQGLKEKVPGVNVILKTRDHILSVQGSNELKQKVEEIISEVTQSLGSGSAFEQSLDEAICPICLCELEEPFKLEECGHDFCRTCLIEQCESAIRSRDGFPLCCTKKGCGTPLLLVDLKSLLCSDKLEELFRASLGAFVASSEGAYRFCPTPDCPSVYEVSTPNAAAGHFVCGACSAEVCTKCHLEYHPFVSCEQYREFKEDPNLSVVEWRLGKEHVKDCPSCSHIIEKVDGCNHVACRCGVHICWVCLESFESSEKCYSHLASSHHAIV, encoded by the exons ATGGCGTCGCATCTCATGGCCGGCCAACTCCCACCCCCGTCCCCAGCTGCCGACGCCTCTGCGTCCGTTCATGGTGCTCCTTACCGCGGAAGCGGTAAGAGAGACCCCAGCCGGAGGGAGCTGGACGTCATCGACGCCCTGATCAACTCCTGCCCCTCCCGGCCGGTGGAGTTCTTCGTCTACGCCTCCGGCCGCGTTGTCGCGAAGCTCTTCTACCGGGATGAGAGAGAGACTATGGATACTGTCCTCTTCTTCTGGCGGCGCCGCCTCGATGGGGACCACCTTCTGCGTCCCAAGGTGGTCGTCTCCGGGACATCCGTTCGCTACGACGGGGAGGAGGCTGCGGCCCGGGTGAGGGCTCTCTTTGTCGCCCACGCCTGCGACCTCCTCAAGGGCGAGTCGGTCAAGAGGTGCGAGCAGAGGATTGGGGAGATCACTGCCGAGATCAAGAAGGTTTCAGCGGAGCTGGGCGGCCGGAACCGGTTGAAGGACTACGAGGAACTCTATGCGAAGCGGACTCAGCTACAGACGGAGGAGGAGCAATTGAGGAAGAAGATGGAGGAATTTAGAGCTGCCATGCATTGCATTCTCCGTCATCTTGGGGAGCCTCTGGAAGAGGTTGGGGTGGAAAAGGAGGCTGCTTTCGAGCTGCTTAAGTTCGCAGGTGGCCGGGATTGGGGCTGCATTCACTCAGTCATGGTGCGCGAGTGCCGGAGGTTGGACGAGAATTTGCCACTTTATGCATGCAGAAGGCAAATTTTGAGAAATATAGTTGCGAATCAG GTAATGATCTTGATTGGGGAGACTGGTTCTGGAAAGAGTACACAATTGGTCCAATATCTTGCTGATTCAGGGCTAGTCACTGATGGATCAGTTGTGTGTACTCAGCCACGTAAAATTGCTGCCATATCTTTAGCACAAAGGATTGCAGAGGAAAGTTATGGATGCTATGCTGAGAATTCTGTGGTTTCTTATCCGACCTACTCATCATCCCAGCTATTCAATTCTAAGGTGATATTTATGACAGACCATTGTCTTCTGCAACACTGCATGAATGGGATCCGTCTGGGTGGTATTTCATATATCATCATAGATGAAGCTCATGAAAGAAGCTTGAATACTGATCTGTTGTTGGCATTGATAAAGAGAAAGCTGCTTGAGAGGAATGATCTAAAGCTTATAATAATGTCTGCTACAGCTAATGCTAGCAAACTTTCAGATTACTTCTGTGGTTGCAGCACCTTTTATGTAATGGCAAGAAACTTCCCTGTTGAAGTCAAATATGTTCCTGATATATCTGCTGATGATTCTTATGCTTTCATTACAAAATATTATTCTGGTAATTATCCTTCATATCTTTCTGATGTGGTTAAGATGGTGAATGTGATTCACAAGACAGAGGATGATGGTGCTATTCTTGCATTCTTGACTTCACAGATCGAAGTAGAATGGGCTTGTGAAAAGTTTAATGACCCCTCTGCAGTTGTTTTGCCAATGCATGGAAAACTTTCTTGTGAAGAGCAAAATCGTGTTTTCCAAAGTTACCCTGGAAAAAGGAAGATTATATTTTCCACTAATGTAGCAGAGACTTCACTTACTATTCAAGATGTCAAGTATGTTGTTGATTCTGGAATGGTCAAAGAGAGCAAGTTTGATGCGAGCAGTGGTGTGAATGTGCTTAAGGTTTGCAGGATCAGCCAAAGTTCTGCAAATCAACGAGCTGGTCGAGCAGGTAGAACAGCACCTGGCCGGTGCTACAGGGTTTACTCAGAACATGATTTCCAATCAATGCAAATGCATCAGGAGCCTGAAATTCGTAAAGTGCACCTTGGAATTGCGTGCTTGAGGATTCTTGCATTAGGTGTAAAGAATGTACAAGACTTTGAGTTTATTGATGCCCCAAGTCCAAAGGCAATTGAGGTAGCAACACAGAGTCTAATCCAACTAGGTGCCATAATTCATTGCAAGGATGCATTTGAATTAACTGAGACTGGACACTGCCTGATCAAATTGGGTATTGAACCAAGACTTGGAAAAATTATTCTTGATTGCGTTAGTTGTGGCTTGATCAAAGAAGGCTTGGTTCTTGCTGCTGTAATGACAAATGCTAGCAGCATATTTTGCAGAGTTGGTAGTCATGAGCAGAAACTTAAAGCAGACTGTCTGAAAGTGCCATTCTGCCATCATGATGGTGACCTTTTCACTCTGCTTTCTGTTTACAAGGAATGGGAAGATGAAAATGAAAGTAAAAGCAAATGGTGCTGGCAGAACAGCATCAATGCTAAGTCAATGAGAAGATGTCAGGATACCATGCAGGATCTGAAAAACTGCCTTCTACATGAACTCAAAATTGTCATTCCAAATTACTGGTTATGGAACCCACATAAACCCAGTGAGCATGACAAGTCATTGAAGAAGGTTATACTTGCATCCCTTGCTGAAAATACAGCAATGTATTCTGGATGTGATCAACTAGGTTACAAAGTGGCTTTAACAGGTCAAAATCTGCCCCTGCATCCTTCATGTTCCTTAATAGTATATGGCCACAAGCCAAGCTGGGTAGTTTTTGGTGAAATTTTGTCGATATCAGATCAATATTTGTTTTGTGTGACAGCTGTTGACTATGATTGCTTGTACAACATTGAGCCTCCATTATTTGATGTCATGCAGTTGGAGAGCCAGAAGATGCATATGAATGTGGTTACTGGAGTTGGTGTTAATCTTCTTAAAAGGCTATGTGGAAAATTTAATAATAACCTACGGTGCCTAGTTTCAAGTGTTCAAGAAGTTTGCAAGGACAAAAATATCTGTATTGATGTTGACTTCAACAAAAGAGAAATTCAGTTATTTGCCCCAAAAAACAGTATGGAAAAAGTTTGTTCTATTGTTAATGATGCCTTGGAGTTGGAAACACAATGGTTAAGGGATGAATGCATTGAGAAATGCTTGTATCATGGAAGTCTTGGTGTTTCTCCTATTGCACTGTTTGGTTCAGGTGCTGAAATTAAGCATGTAGAACTTCGAAAGAGATACCTAACTGTAGAGATATCCCATCCAAATGCACATACTCTCGATGACAAGGAACTTCTCGTGATGGTTGATAAACATGGGTATGGAATAGCTAATTTTCATAAGCATGCAGGGAGTGGACAAGGGGGATCAGACTTAAACAAATGGGGCAAGGTAACCTTTCTGAGTCCTGAGGCTGCAGAAGATGCTGTAGCCAGGCTAAATAATGTAGAGTTTCATGGTTCCTTATTGAAAGTTCTTCCGTTGAGGGCAGGAGATCATAAAGTGTTGCCATTTCCTTCAGTAAAAGCCAAAGTTTGTTGGCCACGTAGGCCTAGCAAGGGAGTAGCGCTGATTGCGTGTGCAAAAGAGGATGCTGAATTTATAGTTAAAGACTGCTCTACATTGCTCATTGGTGAAAGGTATGTTaattgtgaagtcagtgtgaaaTCCAAGGATTGTGTTTTTGTGACAGGAATTCAAAAGGATATTACAGAACCAGAAATATATGATGCATTTGTAGGAGCAACAAAAAGGAGAATCCTGGGTGTTCGTTTGTTGAGAGGGGAAGCCATGAATAACCTCCCACCATCTACTTATGCAGAatttcttgttagagaaattgCTCCTTTCATGCCTAGCAAGAATTCAAGTAACTGTTTCTGGGTCGAAGTCTTTGACTATGAACCAAGAGATTGGATGGTGAAAGCAATAATTACATTTGATGGCAATCTACATTTGGAAGCAGCAAATGCTTTGAATTACATCCAAGGGAGAGTGCTCCCTTGCTGTCTACCATGGCAAAAGATACAGTGCCAGCATATGTTTTACAGTTCAGTATCTTGCTCTCCTCATGTTTATTTTGTTCTTAAGAAGCAAATGGATCAACTACTTGAAAGGTTCAAGAATCAGAAAG GTGTGTCTTATAATTTGGAAAGGAATGAAAATGGTGCCTTTCGGATAAAGTTATCTGCTAATTCCCCAAAAACCATCGCAGATTTGAGGAATCCTCTGGAGCAGTTGTTGAAAGGCAAGACAATAAGTCATCCAAACCTCACTCCAAGAGTGCTGCAATCCCGGGATGGTATTGTGCTTATGAAATCTGTGGAGCGAGAGACCAGAACTTGCATCATGTATGACAGACAGAACATGATTGTTAAAGTGTTTGGACCTCAGAAAGCAGTGGATGCAGCTGAGGTGAAGCTGGTGAGGTCGGTACTTTCGTTTCATGAGAACAAGCAACTTGAGATCCGACTTCGGGGCCACAACCTGCCTCCAGGCTTGATGAAAGAGGTTGTTCGGAGGTTTGGACCAGACCTTCAAGGACTGAAGGAAAAGGTCCCTGGTGTCAATGTGATTCTTAAGACGCGAGATCATATCCTCTCGGTTCAAGGAAGCAACGAACTGAAACAAAAGGTGGAAGAAATTATATCTGAGGTGACTCAGTCTCTTGGAAGTGGCAGTGCATTCGAGCAATCACTGGACGAAGCTATTTGCCCCATTTGCCTGTGTGAGTTGGAGGAGCCCTTCAAGCTTGAGGAGTGTGGTCATGATTTCTGTCGCACTTGTTTGATAGAACAGTGCGAGTCTGCTATCAGATCACGGGATGGATTTCCATTGTGCTGCACCAAGAAGGGTTGTGGAACGCCTCTACTGCTTGTGGACCTGAAGTCTTTGTTATGTAGTGACAAGTTGGAAGAACTATTCAGAGCCTCCTTGGGTGCCTTTGTGGCATCCAGTGAAGGGGCCTATCGCTTCTGTCCCACTCCTGACTGCCCATCGGTGTATGAGGTCTCCACACCGAATGCAGCGGCCGGGCATTTTGTATGTGGTGCTTGCTCGGCAGAGGTCTGCACCAAATGCCATTTGGAGTACCATCCTTTTGTATCCTGTGAGCAATACAGAGAGTTCAAGGAGGACCCAAACCTCTCGGTGGTGGAATGGCGACTGGGGAAGGAGCATGTCAAGGACTGCCCCTCCTGCAGCCACATAATAGAGAAGGTGGATGGGTGCAACCACGTCGCATGCCGTTGTGGAGTCCACATCTGCTGGGTGTGCTTGGAGTCATTCGAAAGCAGTGAGAAATGTTACAGTCACCTCGCTTCATCACACCATGCTATAGTATGA